CTCGCCACGACCGAGCGCGGCCGATCGCTGGCCGAGTTGGCCGTCGAGATGGGCCTGCCCAAGCCCACCGCCCATCGACTGCTGAAAACGCTGTCGATCGCCGGTTATGCCAGCAAAGCCGATCCCGGATTCTATCGAGCGGGGCCGGCGCTCGACCGGCTCACGTCGCGCGGTACTGACGACGCGCTTCGCGACGTTGCGCGTCCGATCCTTGGGCACCTCCACAAGGTCACGCGCGAGACCGTGAATCTGGGAGTGCTGCGTCAGAGAGAAATCGTCTACCTGGCGGTCCTCGAAAGCCCGCAGCCGCTGCGCCGCGTCGTGGAAGCGAATTCGAGCGATCCTTTTTATTGCACGGCCCTGGGCCGCGCGATCGTCGCGCAATTGCCGAGCGCGCAAAGAGAGTACCTGCTGTCGTCCATCAAGATGACGCGCCGCACGGCCAAGACGGTCGTAAAGCGGGCAAGCCTGGCGGCGATCCTG
The genomic region above belongs to Pirellulales bacterium and contains:
- a CDS encoding IclR family transcriptional regulator, coding for MESTTVIKALGLLEALATTERGRSLAELAVEMGLPKPTAHRLLKTLSIAGYASKADPGFYRAGPALDRLTSRGTDDALRDVARPILGHLHKVTRETVNLGVLRQREIVYLAVLESPQPLRRVVEANSSDPFYCTALGRAIVAQLPSAQREYLLSSIKMTRRTAKTVVKRASLAAILDEARRQGYAIESDQTDVGVTCLAAPIFDSRGVRAALSLSVPSPRMTGEHADRWLALVQSSAAKISRLLKSRTPRTPRG